The genomic segment AGGAAACGGGCTCGGGATGGAGCAGCAGGCAAGTCACGAGTGCTGGCGTGAACGGAGCAAGCAGTTGAACCCGCGCATGCGCGAGGGAGGGACCAGATCATGTCTATTGACTCCGCGCCTTTGATGGGTGACCCATTACAAATGGCGGGGCAGGAAAGCAGGGCGAAGGGGGCAGGGCGTAGGGAGAAGGGCAAAAAGTCATACCCTTTTTGCTTCTCCCTTCCCCGGTAATGCAGTGAAAAGCGAGAAGTGTATAGTGAAAAGTGTTAGTCTTCTATTATCTTTCACTCTTCACTTTCCACTTCCCACTCTCCCCTGTAGTTATGGATATCCCAGAGCGCTGACAATTATAGGTGTATTAAAGATTTTATTCAAAACCGTGCGGGATGGGCACCGTAAAATATGCATTGTCCAAGCTACTGGGATGGTGGATAATAATCAATAAAAAGGGGAATGTCGCTATTGCCCGCACGCGCCTTTCCTGAGATAATAACCGAACAATGAGGGCGCTACCGTGCCCTGCTACCCACAGAGAGAAAGGAGGGATCCGGCATGAGAAAATAGCAGTACTGTTGCTGCTTCCGGTCGTTGCATTGATGGCCGGATGCGGGATGATTAAGGGAGCGGGGAAAGATATCGAAGCGGGGAGCGATGCAACCAGGGATAAGGTTCACGACATAACCCACTAAGCGCGTTGTATGACTACGGGATGCGGCGGATGCCATCAACCGCACTGCTGCTTCCGGGCGTTGGGACGCAGCAGGCTGCGGGGTATATGATTCGGATCGTCGCCGGATTATTGCGGAAGGAGAAGCAACAATGCTCGAAACATTGATTGTCCTCTTGATCCTCCTCTGGTTTGTCGGTTTGCTTACCTCGTACACGGCGGGCGGGTTGGTTCACCTGCTGCTGGTCATCGCGATCGTGGTGATAGTGATTCGTGTCCTTCAAGGTCGAAAGGTCCTGTAGCGAGCTCTTGCATCAGAGACGCAGCGTCATGCGATCGTTCGACCCCGGCATTGCCGGAGAAAGGAGGCCCTGAGGTTTTCTTGCGTGACATCGTGTATAAGTATGCGTGACAAAGACAAGGAGGATAGCGATGGATTTAATATCATTGGTGGTAACCCTGATCGTCGTCGGCGTGTTGCTGTGGCTGGTCAACACGTACATACCGATGGACGCAAACATTAAGAAGATTTTGAACATAGTGGTGGTTATTGCGGTGGTTCTCTGGCTGCTGCGCGTGTTTGGCGTACTGGGCGACGTTCACACCATCCACGTCGGCAAATGAATGCCTCCCCGTCGTTCTCGCGGGGAGGAGTGGGGTAAGCCGCCTC from the Candidatus Auribacterota bacterium genome contains:
- a CDS encoding lmo0937 family membrane protein, which translates into the protein MLETLIVLLILLWFVGLLTSYTAGGLVHLLLVIAIVVIVIRVLQGRKVL